The genomic stretch AATTCTCAACAAAAACCAAACCTCCGCTTAAAATTGTAGTATGACCAACTATTTGACATTCGGCTTGAGTTAGCACAGACATAACATCATTATTATCATCGCTAAAACCTTGTAACGATAGTACACAATTTGGGGAAATATATTGACGATGGATAGTATTACTCATAATGGACAGTGAATAGTGAATTAGTGAAAACCGAACCGACAAAAAAGTTAAAATAGATTGCAGATTAACTTTACTTAACAGATTAGGATCGATCGAAAGATTATAATAAATTAATCTGTATCCAAAATTAGGATCAAATTTTATGATTGACGTAATTATTATTAGTATTTTTGTTTTAGCTTTTGCCGGAATTGGTTTTGACCTTATTGAAATTTTACCCGATGATATACAAAATCAAATATCCAATATTCAAGCATTAAGATGGTTAGCCGCCGGATTCGCCTCCATTATCGGTTTAGCATTAGGATTAGTCGCCCAAACCACCTACAGAAGACTAGAGCAAAAAATTCGTAAAACTCCCATCGAAGTTATTATTACCAGAGCGATCGGTCTAGTGATAGGATTACTTCTAGCGAATTTAATGTTAGCACCTATTTTTTTACTACCGATACCGGGTAATTTCAGTTTTATTAAACCCATGATGGCAATACTAGGTAGTATCATGTTCGCAGTTTTAGGTGTTTCCTTAGCTGACGCTCATGGGCGCACATTTCTTAGACTCATTAACCCCAACAGTATCGAATCCATGTTAGTCGCTGAAGGCACATTAAAGCCCGTTGCCACTAAAATCCTTGATACTAGCTGTATCATTGATGGGCGTATTCAACAACTCCTTGCCACTGGTTTTCTTGAAGGACAAATTTTAATCCCTCAGTTTATCTTAAACGAATTACAACAATTAGCAGACGCTACCAATGATCAAAAAAGAGTCAGAGGCAGACGAGGTTTAGATATTCTTAATCAAATGCAAGAGACTTACCCGGAAAAAATTGTTATTCATCCCGAAGAATACGAAGATGTCACCACCGTTGACGCTAAATTATTGCACCTTGCCCATGATATTAACGCCATGTTAATTACCAATGACTTTAACTTAAGTAAAGTTGCTAGTTTACAAAAAATTGAAATACTTAATGTTAATGATTTAGCTCAAGCTGTGCGCCCTATTTATCTACCCGGTGACTATATCGACTTAAAAATTCTTAAGCATGGTAAAGAACCAAGTCAAGGTATTGGTTACTTAGAAGATGGTACAATGGTGGTAGTAGAAGAAGCTAATGGCCATGTAGGAGAGGAAATGAGAGTTATCGTCACATCCGCTTTACAAACTTCCGCAGGAAGAATGATTTTTGCCAAGACTAATGCTTCTGCTGTTATTTCTTAAAAATGCCTTATCAAATAAGTCGAGAAGAGAAAATATCTCGCAAAGACGCAAAGGCGTAAAAGTTAACTGTCAAGTCTCAGATTTTCTAGCAAAGAAAAACAAAGAAATTTGACAGTTTTTGTGTATCAATAAATTGGGAAGAAGTCTATCATTTTAAGTCATTATTTATTGAATGAAATCTATTTTAATGGTTCATGGTATTACTGATACTGGCAATGTATTTAATTCCATGAAATCTTATTTTCAAGACAAGGGATATACAATTTATACTATTGATTTAATTCCCAATTTTGGTACCGCAGATTTACGGGATTTAGCACAACAAGTTAAACTATATATTGACTCTAAATTCAATTCAGAAGAAAAGATCATTTTATTGGGTTTTAGTATGGGTGGATTAGTTACTCGTTATTATCTTCAACGACTTAATGGATTAGAAAAAGTCGATCAATACATCAGTATTTCTGCTCCGAATAATGGTACTAATTTAGCTTATTTTGTACCTTTAAAAGGTATTTTACAAATGCGTCCTTATAGTAAATTTTTACAAGACTTAAATCAAGATGTCAAAGAGACATTAGGAAAAATTAAATGTTTAACTTTATGGACTCCTTTTGATACTATGATTATTCCCGCAAAAAGTTCTCTGTTGAATCTAGGAAAAGAAGTAAGGGTGCCTGTTTTAATTCATAAATGGATGTTAAGTGATAATAGAGTTTTCCTTAAAATTGACTCTTTTTTAAACATCTAAATAGAATTTTTTTATTAATTTTTAATGGCAATAAAACCTTTTAATTTTTGAAAACATTGGGAATAATCTTCTAAGGGTTTAAAATTATTCAATGATGACTCGTGCTCCTCGATCGAGCTTTTATCAATTTTATCCATATTAATTACTCGATCTTTTAATAATTCTTCTGATTTTTTGTTAACAGTAAAAATATCAAAGTTTTGTTGACTATTAACATTAGTAAAAAAATACTTTAATTCTTGATCTTCTTGATAAGAGAAAAAAGCATCAGGCTTAATTAAACAAGAAAACTCATAGTTGAAACTTTGATTAACTTCTCCTTTTTTTAACCAAATATTTAAAATTTGTTCTACAGAGATAGCTTTTAATCTACCTTGATAAATAGCCTCTGTTACTCCCAACGGCAACCAATGATGAGGATAAATTTTTGTCCATTTTATAATTAGTTCTATGATCTTATAACTATGTAAATCAAAACTATAATATTTAATTAAAATAATCGTTTGTCGAATATGATTTAAACTCTCATTCACCATTTTTTAATTGATTAATAGTAAGACAGTGTTCATTCTATATCAATCAGCAAAAAAAAACACTCACTATCGCAATCCTATATGAGTCGTCAGAAATAATTATGTTTAATTAGCAATTAGTTATCACCTATTGTGAAGTTAAATTTCTCGCCAACATTAGTAATTGATTACTTATTCTTTAATCGAAAAAAGGCTAAAAGCTAACAGCTAAAATTCTCACAAATGATTTAGGAATGCTATATATCCATATTTGAAGAAAATTCGATCGTATAATTCTTATACTGCTACCAAAGACGATCAAGTCTAAATATTAACCTCGTCGTTATAAGCTATGATTTTACCTTGACAATAATTAGTTAATGATTTTTCATTTCTAATTTCTCTTTCCTAATTACTAAATTCTCTCATGTCTCGACCTGTTTTATATCTCGCTATCACGAATCATGGATTTGGACACGCAGTAAGAATGACGACTATAGCATCACAAATACAAAGATTAAATTCTGACATATTATTAGTATTGGTAACAACAGCACCCAGATGGTTGTTAGAGTCTTATATTGAGGGTGATTTTATCTATCGTTATCGTGCTTTTGATGTAGGAGTTATTCAATCAGATAGTTTAACTATGGATTTAGAAGCTACGAGGAAAAAAATGACAGAATATCGTCTTCGAGAGAATGAGATAGTGGCAGGAGAAGTAGAATTTATCAATATCAATAAAGTTGGCTTGATTTTAGCTGATATTCCAGCAATGGCGGCAAGTATTGGGGAAAAAGCTGGAATTCCTTGCTGGATGATGAGTAATTTTGGTTGGGATTTTATCTATCGTGATTGGGGTGGGGATTTTGTCGAGATTGCCGATTGGTTAACTAATCGTTATCAAAAATGTCAACGTCTGTTTCGTTTACCTTTAGCGGAAGAAATGAGAAGTTTTCCACTCGTCGAAAATGTGGGTTTAACTGGTGGAATCCCTCGTTATAGTGAATCGGAGTTACGAGAAAAATTTAATATTACCACTGACAAAGAAAAAACTATTTTGCTCACTTTTGGCGGTTTAGGAATAGAAGCGATTCCTTACGAAAATTTGAGTCGTTTTCCTGATTGGCAATTTATCACTTTTGCTAATAATGCTCCTGATTTGCCTAATCTTCTTAAAATTACAAATAAGCTCGATCGACCAGTGGACTTTATGCCCTTGTGTGGTACAGTGATGTCTAAACCCGGATTTAGTACTTTTTCTGAAAGTCTCCGTTTAGATATTCCTCTGATTAGTTTGACAAGAGAAGGTTTTGCTGAAGCAGAAATTTTGTTACAAGGTTTAAAAGATTATAGTTATCATAAAATAGTCAATTATCAAGAGTTTTTTGAAGGCAATTGGGACTTCTTAAAAACAGAATTATTACCTCCTCAAAGTCATAGTAAAATCGACAAAAATGGTACTGAATTTATTGCTCAAGAAATCGTTAATTTTTTTAATAAATCAGTAAGTTAAAAAGAGGCAAATTAAATTCTTTTAGCCTTATTTGACGATCGATTCAAATATCGAGAAATTGTATGGGCAATCATAAAAGGATGAGTTAAATGAGGAAAATGACCTTTCGTTGGAAGAATTTGAAACTTGCTATTTTCAATCATTTTATTTAAGTAAAAACCAACTTCGAGAGGCACAAACATATCATCTTGAGGTTGAATAATTAAAGTCGGTAATTTTAGTTGTGATACTTCCTTACGATAATCAGAGGAAATAATCATCTTAAAAACTATGAGCGCAATATCTGGACTTAATTTTAATAAAGATTGAGCAAATTCTTGTGATAAAAATGGTTGTTTTGGATCATCGATCGCTTTTACTGTATAGTGATTAATCCAATCATAATAATTTTTTGTCATTGCATTTAACATTTCTATAACTTCTTTTTCAGTAAATCCCCCAACATAATTTGTGTCATCCAAATAACGAGGAGAAGCACCAATAAAAATAAGTTCTTTGAAAAAATTAGGATTTTTTATAGCAACTAAAGTTCCTATCATACAACTAGCAGAATGAGCAATAAAACTAGCTTTTTTAATCTCTAAAAAAGAACAAATCTTAATCAAATCTTCAGCATATTCTTTAAAACTACAATAATGCTGAATATCAAACTCATCCATGCCTAGAAAAGTACTACCAATTAGATCAAATAAAATAATACGATACCTTTGCTCAAATGCAGGTAATATAAGCTCCCATGTTGATTGTTGACTGCCAAAACCATGAGAAAAAATTAGAGTTTTTTTAGCATCTAATTTGCCTAATATTTGAATGTTATGTCGTTTTACAAGTTCATTCATAATAATTAATCCCACAACCTTTCATTAAGTTAAATACTAACAAAATTTGGTCTAACTTTATCACTGAAAGAAAAATAAGTTAACTCATTCCCAGCTTAAAAAGACGGGGATTTTCTATGTAAAATTCTGAACTTGTTCTTGATTTTTTGATAACAAATTATCATAGACAGATCGATCCTAATACAATTTTTTCTTAGCTCATTCTATCTGATTTAATAATTTCTGATAAAGTCTTTTATTTATAAGAAGCAGACAACACTACACTTCCACTCTAGTCGGTTAAATATAACAACCTTTTTCCATGAATTAGGGCGATAACAGTGACAATTTCTTCTTCCACTCGATAGATTAAGCGATAGCTATAGGCAAATTGTTCGATAATTGTCGATTCTTCTATCTCAGGAATTAATCTTCCTTGTTTTGCTTCTTTTTGTAAATTATTGGTAATTTCGATTACTTTACAAACTACTGCGGCGGCATAAGACGGTGAATCTCTAGCGATATAACCGGCGATCGCTTCCACATCTTCCACTGCTTTAGGAGACCAAACTACTCGATAAGCCATTTACTTAACAATCCTTCTACTTCTGCTTGTTGTAAAACACCTTCTGTATCGGCTACTTGTAGCCCTTGACGAACTTTACCTAACACATATAAATGATATTGTATATCTTCAATAGTGCAATCGTCAGGCAATTTTCTTAACATTGACTCAACTTTTTTTTTCGGTGAACTCATAAAATAATTAGGAATGAGATATTAGTTAGGTTTTATTTAATTCTCTCCTAGTGGAGTATCAACTTTAAGATTATCAAAATTAACTTTCTTGTTCACTTGTTCATCTGTCTTCTAAATCTAGTTTTTATTCCCCTTCACCTATGGAGTTGTTTTTAAGCTAAGGTCCTGAAAACACTGCATTTTCAATGTCTTGACGGGAAAGGGAATAACGAAATGCCCTTTTTATATCACTACCATCTCCCCCAGCATGGAGATAACTAACAATTAAATCCTCTATTTCTAAGGTTATGTTAGCTTCCCATTCTCCTTTTTTCACATACCAACAATTAAGTTCTTGAGGATTTTGTTCACATCCCATCTTTCTTAACCAATTTTCAATTTCTGGTAAAGGAAAGTTATATAAAGGACTATTCGGAGTTAATTTGGGCATTATTTTTCTTGAAAGCAGAGAAAAAAGTCAAAATTTTGAGATTAACAATTATAACTATATAGCAGATGTTCTCAACCATGCAATAGTTATGGCAAGTAACATACAACTAAAAATTGTTATTCCCATTAATAATAAGGCAAATAGTTCTCCGCTAGATAAAGGTCTTTCGGTAGGATCTAAGTATGATGATTTCATGCCGTCTTCCTGTTCGGGTGACGAGAGTGTAAAATCATAGGGACTTTGAATCACATTCCACCGAGAATAACCAATTTTTAAATCATACAGCGATCGCCGTTCGGGATTTGCTAAAGTACCATAAGCCTCATTTAATCGTTGAAATTTTTGTTTTGCTTCCTCTAAAGGTAAATTAGTGGTGTCAGGATGATAGAGTTTACTTAATTCTCGATAAGCCCTTCTAATATCAATAGGTGATGCTGAAGGATGTAAGTTTAACAATCCATAGTGAGTGTTGGTAAAATATCCTTTCGAGGGAAATGAAAAATTAGTTCGATTAGAGTTCACCGTTTTTTTGACATCAATATCTGTTTCAATATTCTAGTACAAGGTTTTATTTTTGTGTATCTCATTTATCAAACTTAAATTTATGTTAACAATTCAGTTTTTTTCTGGTTTTAGACGTGTTCTAATGATTTTCCTTTGTGCTGTAACTGTCTGGTTTAGCTACAGTGGTATCAGTCAAGCCGATATTAATAACGATCGATATGATGGTAATATTTTTGTTGTTTATGCGGGAAATGGCTCATTAGTACCATCAAAACTTACTTTAAAACAATCTTTAGATAGGGAAAAGCCAGTGGTTTTGGTTTACTATCTTGACGACAATAGCGATTCTAAGCAATTTGCTTTTATTGTCTCTCGTTTTCAAGAGTTTTACGGACGAGCGGCGAGTATAATTCCCATTAATGTGGATACTATTCCTCCCCAAGATCAATATAAACCTGACGAAGTGGGCTACTACTATAAGGGGGCAATTCCTCAAACTGTAGTATTAGATCAACAAGGAAAAATAGTTTTTGACGGCATTGGACAAGTCAAATTTGAAGATGTGGACGATGTATTGCGTCAGGTTTTTGACTTAGTACCTCGATCGCAATCCGTAGAATTAAAACGTAAAACCTTTAATGAATTTAACAGCGAATTAGTACCAGAAGCCAAGTAAGAAGATAATGCACAATTGAGTACGAAAAATATTTAATTTTCAATAGATACCATCATATAAGAAGAAAATTTGTTGAATATTATTAATTAATTGCTAATTGCTAATGGCTAAAAGCTAATTCTTTAGTAATCTTTTTGTAACTGGCGACGCAATTCTTCTAACTCATTGTCAACGACACTGGCAGAAGTCTGACTAGACTCAGAAGTGTTCACACTGGGAGGTAAAGAGGCAGTAGGTTCAGGGGTACCAGATAGTTGAGCTTTTAAAGCGGCCAACTCATCATCCACCGCACTACCTCCTTCTAACTGAGCCCATTTTACATCTTCTCCATAACCTGCTATTTCTCCTGCCGATTGAGACACTGCTTCCATTTGTAATACTTTATCTTCCATGCGTTCAAAAGCGGACATAGCAGAATTAGTATTAATACTACTGATGGTATTTTGCAACTGTTGGTTAGCTTTAGCGGCACTCATACGAGCTTTAAGCATATCTTTCTTGGTTTTGGCTTCCGCTATTTTGCTTTCCAATGCAGTGAGATTACGGCGTAAAGAGTCGATTTGTCCCACTTGTCCATCTAATTGAGCTTTTAAGGTAGCAGCGGTATCACCATGGGTTTTTTTACGCACTAAGGCTTCTCTCGCTAAACTTTCTTCACCCTTAGTTAAGGCTAATTGCGCCCGTTGTTGCCATGTGTTAGCTTCTGAGAGATTCTTTTGGTACTGCTGTTCTGTTCTTTTTTGGGCGGCGATCGCTTGTGCTACAGCTTGACGCATTTTGACAAGATCATCGCCCATTTCTCGAAGGCTTTGTTCTAGTACTTTTTCTGGATCTTCCGCTTTATCAATCATGTCATTGACATTAGCCCGTACTACTCTACTGATGCGATCGAATATTCCCATAATAATTTAACCTTTTCTTCTACTCTAACATTTATATTATTTCAATTCTGATCCTATTCTAAATCATACTTTGATCATCTTAACACCTCAATTAAGAGTTGCAATTGAAAGTGATTAGGGAAGAAATCCCCATGATGGAGAGTAGAGAATAAAATAGTTTTAACTGATTTTACCTAAATGTTGAGGAGGCCAAAAAGTAAAAATTGCCTTACCAATAATGTTTTCTTGGGGTAAAAATCCCCAGATATGAGAATCGTTGCTATTATTACGATTATCTCCCATAACAAACACATAGCCTTCAGGTACAACTACGGAATTTAAGTTATAGTTCGGTGGTTCAAGAATATAATTTTCTGACAAGGGTTTCTCATTGACGTAAACTTTTCCTTCTTTTACTTCAACTATTTCCCCGGCGTGAGCGATAATTCTTTTGATAAATGCTTGATCTCGATCGTATCCCAAAACCTGTAATTGAGGGGGAGGAGTGAATACAACTATATCTTGATCTTGGGGGGGTGTAAAATAATAAGAAATTTTTTCTACTACAAGTCGATCGCCGATGGATAGAGTAGGAAACATTGATTCAGAGGGGATAAAGCGAGGCTCAGCAATAAAAATTCGTATCAAAACCGCTAAAATTAAACCGATGACTACAATAACGAAGTTTTCTTTTATGGGTGTCCAAAAACTAATTTTAGGATCTGATTTACTGATATTTTCTGTTACTTTTGTCATGTAGTCAATGGATAGTTAATATTAAGATATTTTCATTTTAAACTATAAGTAACATTTTATTAGTTACTTAACTTGAATTTAGTTATTAAGGATAAAATTTATTTGATAATTGTTAATATACTTCTCTAAATTATAATCATAATTCGGCATTAGTTATAATTAAACATCAATCCAAATAGGACTATATTCAATTTCTTGATCTTGAACATAAGAATAATTAATATTTATTTTTTCTTTTCTATCGGATTCTATGATAATCGTTTCTTGATCTTTAATTGATTCATATAAATTATAGTCCCCGATTACTGTCTGAGTTTGCGATCGATGATCATATTGATTTATTTTGAGTGAAACTTCTGGGGATTTATTAGCCATATTATCTAGGAAAAAATCGGCAGTTTTTTGTTTTAAAAACCCCTTCATTACTGCTAAATAACAAAATTTTATGCCTAATTTTTTTTGATCTTTGAGAACATTATTAATCTGTTCTTCTGTTAATAATCCTGCTTTTTGAAAATAGTAACCAATAGGCTGAAGATGATTAGAAGTAATTGCTTTATTTTCTAAACAAACTGCTACTAAAAAATCTACTGTTTCCTGTTTTAACCATCCCTTTAATGCCAGAATTTCTCCAATTCTTAATTTCAAACATTGACTTTGAACCCCTAAAGCTATTTGTATTTGTTCAGAGGAAATTAAACCGGCTTCTTGCAAAATTTCCCCAATTAATTTTCTCGATGCTTTAGGAACAGACGATCGCATAGACTGTGTCATAATCATATACAGTTGCCATTGAATAAGTTATGGATATAAATAAATATTTGCATTAATGTTAAAAATTTTATCTTACTATAATTATATTTGAATTATTAAATTTTTGTTAAATTAATCACAAAAACTTCAATTGATAATCATAAAAACAGTCATTCATTTTTAAACTAATATGTTGATAGATTGTTAATTAAGTAAAACTTATGTTCAAATTTATTAGGCAAAATTTTTGGCAAAAATTAATTTCTATTCCTCTAGGAGTTTTAACCACAACTCCTGTTATGGCAAGTATTCCTCGCAATCCCGATCAAGTAGTAGAATGTGAGATTTTAGTAGTAGGTAGTGGTTTAGCCGGTGCCGCCACCGCTTATGAAGCCTTGTTAATGGGTAAAACTGTTTGTTTAACAGATATTACGGACTGGGTTGGGGGACAAATTTCCTCTCAAGGCACATCTGCATTAGATGAACGTAGTACTCAGAGAAAAGAGCTATTTTTTCCTCGTGGTTATTTAGAATTAAGAGCGAATCTTGAGAAATTTTACGGCAAATCAAATCCGGGAGAGTGTTGGGTTAGTAGTTCCTGTTTTTTACCAAAAGACGCTGGTGAAGTTCTCAAAAATCAGTTAAAAGAAGCAGCTAAAAAAGGAAAAGGTACTTTAAAATGGTTTCCCAATACCGTTATCAAAGATTTAAAAATTGAAACTGTAGCTAATGCAGGTACAGGACAACAAATTGTTGAAGCGATCGCAATTCAGCACGAAGCACAACCAAATACACCGCCTTTAAATACTGAACCGTTATCTAAAGTTATTGAAGATGCTTATACCTATGCGGATTCTCCTAGATTAAAGAAGAATATTATCAAATTTACTTCACCGAAAAACCCAAAAACAAAAGGTAAAGCAAATTGGTTTGTAATAGAAGCAACAGAAACGGGAGAATTAATCGGTTTAACGGATGTACCTTATCGTTTAGGTATTGATCCTCGATCGGAATTAGAACCATCCTCATCAAGTACCACACAAGATCCCTATTGTACTCAAGGGTTTACTTATACCTTTGCTATGGAACAAACTGCCGAACCTCAACCGCAACCCGAACCCAGTTTTTATAAGCAATATGAGCCATATTATAGTTATGAATTAAAAAGATTAGCTGATTTTGACCTAGTTTACACCTATAGACGTATTTGGAAAGCTGAACCCAGTGAAACCGTTACATTTGAAGGTATTAATTTTAGCAAACCTACTCCGGGTGACATTTCTATGCAAAACTGGACTTGGGGAAATGATTATCGTCCGGGTACATCAAAAGATAATTTAATCTATACAAAGGAACAATTGCAACAAACCGGGCAATTTAAACCGGGTGGATGGATGGGAGGCTTACGCACGGAAACTCTACGCAAAGGAGAAGAAAATGCCATCGGGTTTTATCATTGGTTAGTAGCAGGTACAACGGATTCTCAATTAGGTGATGGAGTTAAAAAACCTTATCCTAATCAAAAATTATTAAAAGGGTTAGATTCTCCTATGGGGACAATGCACGGTTTATCTAAGTATCCTTATATGAGGGAAGGTAGAAGAATCATTGGCAGACCAAATTATGCCCATCCTGATGGTTTTATGGTCAATGAAATAGATATTTCTCGCCGTAACTATCAAGATGACTATTATCGTAAAACTTTACCCCCCGATCAATATCGCCGTTTACAAGCGTTATTATCTGGTTTAGAGGGATTTTCGGTGTTGAGTGGTCAAGTTTCTCCTGATGAAGTCAAAAATCGCACTCGATCGACAATTTACCCTGATGCCGTAGGAATTGGACACTATGCGATCGATTTTCATCCTTGTATGACAGAAAGCCCTCACGAAAAACCGGGTAATAAAGAGAGAAAAGGAGAAAGACGGGGACAAGGACAGGCTTATCCGTTTCAAATACCGTTATCTGCAATGATTCCCCAAAAAATTGACAATATGCTAGTGGTAGGAAAAAGTATTGCCACCAGTCATATAGCCGCCGCCGCCTATAGAGTACATTCCTTTGAATGGTCATCTGGTGCCGCCGCAGGAATTACAGCGTCTTTAGCATTAAAAAAAGGTATTTTACCCTATGAATTTACAGAAGGTTTTGCTTTTAAGAACAAAAATTTACAAGAATTAAAAATAACTTTAGATAAAAGTGGAAATCCAACTCAATTTCCTAATACTTCAATTTTTAATCAAAATTGGGATGATTGGAGATAACCTAAAACTCATGTAGTTCACTGTTCGTAAAAGTAAGACAGAGAGACAAGAAGACAGGTGGACAAGGAGAAAGAATTATTTATTTATCATTAAATTATATGCAAGTTAAATGCGTCTTAGCTTAAACCAAAAAAGCAGGATTATTTCATTCTCTAAAAATAAATTCTTTATAGAAGACACGTGGATGGAAAAGTAAATAGATAAGAGAATTTTTATTATTAATAAATCATGAATTTAAAATATAGCGTTTTTCATAGTTACGGGGTACAAAAATAAAATTAAAGTTTCCTTGATTAAAAGATTTAATCGTACCTCATAATGGTAGAAAATGCTATAGATAGTTAAAAAACTTTTATAGATATTTTTGGTATTTTCTTGATAATTTTAAGATTTTAAAAAGAGGTTATTTAGCTTATAAATTAATCATATTGCTATATTATGAAATATCGTCGTTTTGGAAAAACCGAATTAAATTTGTCAATATTTTCGTTAGGTTTAATGAGATGTTGTTATGAAGAATCTCAATTGTTAAATACTTTACAAAAGGCATTAGAATTAGGAATCAATCATTTAGAAACTGCTAGAGGTTATGGTGAAAGTGAAAAATATTTAGGGTTAGCTTTACAAAAGCTAAAAATACCGAGAAATCAAATATTTATTACTACAAAATTAACTCCTGTTAATGATAGTCAAGTAATGAAAAAATGGTTAGATGAATCATTACAAAATTTGGGGATTGATTATATTGACTGTTTAGCAATTCATGGTATAAATACATGGCAACATTTAGATTTATTAACTGAAGGAAATAGTTATTTGACAGTTTTAAGTCAAGCAAAAAAAGAAGGAAAAATAAGACATTTAGGATTTTCAACTCACGGTAGTTTAGAATTAATTTCTGCTACTCTTTCTACTGGTTTTTTTGAGTTTGTAAATCTTCATTATTATTACTTTTTTCAACATAATTATCCGATTGTTGAGTTAGCAGAAAAAATGGATTTA from Geminocystis sp. NIES-3709 encodes the following:
- a CDS encoding FAD-dependent oxidoreductase, coding for MFKFIRQNFWQKLISIPLGVLTTTPVMASIPRNPDQVVECEILVVGSGLAGAATAYEALLMGKTVCLTDITDWVGGQISSQGTSALDERSTQRKELFFPRGYLELRANLEKFYGKSNPGECWVSSSCFLPKDAGEVLKNQLKEAAKKGKGTLKWFPNTVIKDLKIETVANAGTGQQIVEAIAIQHEAQPNTPPLNTEPLSKVIEDAYTYADSPRLKKNIIKFTSPKNPKTKGKANWFVIEATETGELIGLTDVPYRLGIDPRSELEPSSSSTTQDPYCTQGFTYTFAMEQTAEPQPQPEPSFYKQYEPYYSYELKRLADFDLVYTYRRIWKAEPSETVTFEGINFSKPTPGDISMQNWTWGNDYRPGTSKDNLIYTKEQLQQTGQFKPGGWMGGLRTETLRKGEENAIGFYHWLVAGTTDSQLGDGVKKPYPNQKLLKGLDSPMGTMHGLSKYPYMREGRRIIGRPNYAHPDGFMVNEIDISRRNYQDDYYRKTLPPDQYRRLQALLSGLEGFSVLSGQVSPDEVKNRTRSTIYPDAVGIGHYAIDFHPCMTESPHEKPGNKERKGERRGQGQAYPFQIPLSAMIPQKIDNMLVVGKSIATSHIAAAAYRVHSFEWSSGAAAGITASLALKKGILPYEFTEGFAFKNKNLQELKITLDKSGNPTQFPNTSIFNQNWDDWR
- a CDS encoding aldo/keto reductase, yielding MKYRRFGKTELNLSIFSLGLMRCCYEESQLLNTLQKALELGINHLETARGYGESEKYLGLALQKLKIPRNQIFITTKLTPVNDSQVMKKWLDESLQNLGIDYIDCLAIHGINTWQHLDLLTEGNSYLTVLSQAKKEGKIRHLGFSTHGSLELISATLSTGFFEFVNLHYYYFFQHNYPIVELAEKMDLGVFIISPADKGGRLYQPSTKLKQICHPFSPLLLNYRFLLNNRSITTLSVGASNPEELTIPLSVADEDGELTSLELEIFDKIDKTLQDTLKLDRCSQCYQCLPCPENINIPEILRLRNLGVALDMTDYASYRYQMLENAGHWFWGKKGDKCTDCGECLPKCPENLNIPDLLRDSHTRFNGSARRRLWE